A single genomic interval of Aureliella helgolandensis harbors:
- a CDS encoding DUF1254 domain-containing protein: protein MDRYLDKSMPIEKAVPAASKNIRSTLTVYPLSTADAPPATEFINVSGKDMHVILPNDYSAFEKLYVLIQTELESYLGPEARGMMAAIGIEKGKPFAPDARMKKILTDASAIGNGAARAISYFPRNPGNLTYKDSDAWVPAPSATDVKARFER, encoded by the coding sequence ATGGACCGCTATCTCGACAAGAGCATGCCCATCGAAAAGGCTGTCCCGGCCGCGTCGAAGAACATCCGCAGCACGCTGACGGTGTACCCGCTGTCGACCGCGGATGCCCCCCCGGCCACCGAGTTTATCAACGTATCCGGCAAGGACATGCACGTGATTCTGCCGAATGATTACAGCGCGTTCGAAAAACTGTACGTCTTGATTCAAACAGAACTGGAAAGTTATCTCGGCCCGGAAGCCAGGGGAATGATGGCGGCGATCGGGATCGAAAAGGGCAAGCCTTTCGCTCCGGATGCACGCATGAAGAAGATCCTGACCGACGCCTCCGCGATTGGTAACGGTGCCGCCCGCGCCATCAGCTACTTCCCGCGTAATCCCGGCAACCTGACTTACAAGGACAGTGATGCCTGGGTGCCAGCGCCATCGGCTACAGATGTAAAAGCAAGATTTGAGCGATGA
- the csrA gene encoding carbon storage regulator CsrA: MLVLTRKPEESIFINENVEVVVLGIQGSKVRLGIEAPKDVSILRREIIVEINQHNSANSDLLKTSRPVGNESAGATVTFNSLKS; this comes from the coding sequence ATGCTTGTGTTAACACGAAAACCAGAGGAATCCATTTTCATTAACGAGAACGTTGAGGTCGTTGTCCTTGGAATCCAGGGAAGCAAAGTTCGCTTGGGTATTGAGGCACCCAAAGATGTTTCCATTCTTCGACGAGAGATCATTGTTGAAATCAATCAACACAATTCAGCGAATTCCGATTTGCTGAAAACCTCCAGACCGGTTGGGAATGAATCTGCCGGTGCTACGGTGACGTTCAACTCTTTGAAATCGTGA